In Brassica napus cultivar Da-Ae unplaced genomic scaffold, Da-Ae ScsIHWf_2614;HRSCAF=3363, whole genome shotgun sequence, the genomic window TAGAAATCTCTCAACTGTTGATCTGGCAAAacagttttattttcttgactCTATGCACAAAAGCACCATTTTGCTAGCTTTGTACCAATGCGTAGCTGAAAATAACGGGGCCTTGAACTGATGCATTATTCTTTGCAGCTTCATCGGAAATTTTAAATTGTgtggaaaaaaaattgatatggaATGCCCAGATGAAAACTCTTCTACTGGTTCTCGTTCTACAGGAGGTAAATCAGCTGTGTTTTAATCAATTTGTTGGTCAGGGTATATGGTTATagcttaggtttttttttttctaaacaataTAATTCGTTGTGACAGGAGGTAAAACTGGTAAGCTACTTATAAGTGCATCTGCTACTGTGGGTGGGCTGCTCCTAGTGGCGCTCATGTGTTTTTGGGGTTGCTTTCTCTATAAAAAGCTTGGTAGAGATGAGAGTAAAAGCCTTGCTATAGAGGTCGGTGGAGGTGAGCCATGCTGACTTTTTGTGTATATCATCTCTAAAAAAAGTTTGGAACTCAATGTGATATTTAACTCTCAAAACTTGACACCTTGAgagattgttttaatttatccAGGTGCGTCTATCGTGATGTTCCATGGAGATCTGCCATATGCTTCTAAAGACATTATCAAGAAACTGGAAGCCCTTAATGAAGAGCATATAATAGGCTGTGGAGGTTTTGGAACAGTTTACAAGCTTGACATGGAGGATGGCAATGTCTTTGCGCTGAAAAGAATTGTAAAACTAAATGGAGGGTTTGATAGGTTTTTTGAAAGGGAGCTTGAGATTCTTGGAAGCATCAAACATCGCTACCTCGTGAATCTACGTGGATACTGCAACTCGCCCACATCAAAGCTTCTGCTGTATGATTACCTTCCTGGTGGTAGCCTTGACCAAGCTCTTCATGGTAAATCCTCAACTCCATCTTTACAGGCACAAGAAGTATGATTCTAGTGAGTGAAATGTTGTAATCTGCAGAGAGAGGTGAGCAACTGGATTGGGATTCACGAGTGAATATTATCGTAGGAGCAGCAAAAGGGGTAGCatacttgcatcatgattgtTCTCCTAGGATCATACACCGTGATATAAAGTCGAGCAACATTTTACTCGATGGAAATCTAGAGGCTCGAGTATCAGACTTTGGGCTTGCCAAGCTGTTAGAAGACGAAGAATCTCATATCACAACCATTGTTGCAGGCACATTTGGTTACTTAGCTCCAGGTACTCAAATGCACCAGTAACAGCAATAATGCTTTGTAGTAGCCTTTTAATTGTTACCCTCTGTCATGTAACGTAACCTAACCTGTGGTTGCAGAGTATATGCAAAGTGGTAGAGCGACTGAGAAAACGGATGTTTACAGTTTCGGGGTTTTGATTCTTGAAGTCCTGAGTGGTAAACTTCCTACGGATACTTCCTACATCGAGAAAGGCTATAACGTTGTCGGTTGGGTAAGCATAATGAAGTCCAGCTTTGCTAACTAAATAATAGCTTTAattgtttttcataaaatcttgCAGCTAAACTTCTTAATCAGCGAGAATCGTCCACGGGAGATTGTTGATAGAAGCTGTGAAGGAGTAGAGACAGAGAGTCTTGATGCTCTTCTATCTATAGCAACAAAGTGTGTGTCTTCAAGTCCTGATGAGCGGCCCACAATGCACAGAGTAGTCCAGTTACTAGAATCCCAAGTAATGTCTCCTTGTCCTAGCGACTTCTACGATTCCAGCTCCGATTAATCACATTCATCTTCGCTCCCTcttggttttgaatttttttcttagaatGTTCCTGTGATTGTTTAAACCCTTCCATTTGATCTGAATATGAAACTATAATGTATATGACCATTGTAGAAACacttaaattattataagaatctaaataaatttttcttttttctattttccATGTTTTTGTACTTTGGAGCTAGTTTCAGTCAAAAAATATCAAAGAGAAACTATAGAGAATGGTGtccatttatttaaatttttattatgattttatatctccatataaaattattacatTCACAAATCAGCAGAGCAATCCATACGTTGAAACGAAACCCTTCTCGTCTCCAAGTCATACCCAACGAGAAAATCCATCTGAGCAAAGTTCCCATAAATAGCAACTTCGTTGGTCGGAATCATACTCAAGCAAACCATATCTTCACTCATTTTCACAAACGCATTCAACGCACTGAGCCTCACATCAGCGCCGCTAAAATGCACCGTTATCTCCGGCAAACCGATCTCCGCACTCCCTGACTTGAAACAATGCGACAAAAGCCCTTGAGGATCACTCACACGCTTCGCTCCAGTCACGGACTCTTCCACCGCCGCGCCAAACTTGTCGTAGAAACCAGACTCTAGTAGCGTCAGTGTAGTTCCTGAGTCGATGATGATGTTTCCCTTCGTCGCCGCCGAGGATACTCCGTCATCGTTAGGGTAATACATGCTGCTCGTGTACGGAATCTTTGTGTTGCCGACGGAGATAGCTTCGAGCGTCAAGTAGTAGTAAGTCTGAGGCTCTTTATCTACCAAAGGAGTTGATACCACGTTGGAAACATTACTTGCACCGGAAGGAATCGAGCTGGTTCCTAGGTTTATAACGCTTGTACCATTCATAGTAGATGACTTGTGCGACAAGCAATAAGAAAATTTATTAGAAATCGACGAACCGAGCTGAGATATTAGAGATAAGTTACCACCACCGAGACCTATGATCCCTGAGCCAGTCTCGTCGAAGTTACCGCCGTTATTGTATCCGCAACCAAACACAGTTCCGGGGAAAGAAACAGGCGAGCCTGAAGCAGAACCGATAGAGACTGTCTCTGTAGCAACGTCTCCTCTCGTGAAAGATCGGTCTCCGTACGTGTAACGGTACTTGCAAACGCCTTTAGCTTCGTCGCATCCACGTTCGGTGGTAGACAAAGCGTTGCAGTTACGTGAGTCGCAAGGCTCGCTTTTGTAAGAAGAGGATTGTTTACTGTCGAAGATTGGACCGTTCTCTTTGTAACATTGTTGACACGGTTTGCATTGGACCCATGTTAGGTCACTTCCCGTGTCGGCTATCGCTAGGACGTTGATTGGTGGTGTACCGATGGTGATGCTCATGAAGAACTCGCCACCTGCTCCTATTAAACCGGACTGGAGATCGGTTTGGGGGTGGTTGTTGAAGCGGTGGGAGCGAGAGATGGAGCGGAGGAAAGAGGAGTGGAGACGGTCGGTGAGGGTGGTTTGTGGGTTGTAGAGAGGGGAATGAGGAGAGTCACGGTGGATGAGCTCGACGGTGAAGTGTTTTGGGTTAGACGATGAAGAGAGAGTcatcgagaagaagaagagagtgacgAGGAGAATAGTGTTTGCCATTTTGATATTCAGAAAGTTTGTGGTGTAAAGAGTGTATGTGGAGAAGATTATTTATACACAAAGAAAATGAGAAAGTGAAGAGATTGAAACGGTAAGGAGTTattcgttcaaaaaaaaaaaaaaaaaaaaaaaaaaaaacggtaaGGAGTTAGAGCTTACGTGAGCAGGAGGTGTAAGTCTGAAAGGCGACTTGATTagcttttaattttttcattaagGCTG contains:
- the LOC125601579 gene encoding LRR receptor-like serine/threonine-protein kinase FEI 2 isoform X2; translation: MECPDENSSTGSRSTGGKTGKLLISASATVGGLLLVALMCFWGCFLYKKLGRDESKSLAIEVGGGASIVMFHGDLPYASKDIIKKLEALNEEHIIGCGGFGTVYKLDMEDGNVFALKRIVKLNGGFDRFFERELEILGSIKHRYLVNLRGYCNSPTSKLLLYDYLPGGSLDQALHERGEQLDWDSRVNIIVGAAKGVAYLHHDCSPRIIHRDIKSSNILLDGNLEARVSDFGLAKLLEDEESHITTIVAGTFGYLAPEYMQSGRATEKTDVYSFGVLILEVLSGKLPTDTSYIEKGYNVVGWLNFLISENRPREIVDRSCEGVETESLDALLSIATKCVSSSPDERPTMHRVVQLLESQVMSPCPSDFYDSSSD
- the LOC125601579 gene encoding LRR receptor-like serine/threonine-protein kinase FEI 2 isoform X1, whose protein sequence is MECPDENSSTGSRSTGGGKTGKLLISASATVGGLLLVALMCFWGCFLYKKLGRDESKSLAIEVGGGASIVMFHGDLPYASKDIIKKLEALNEEHIIGCGGFGTVYKLDMEDGNVFALKRIVKLNGGFDRFFERELEILGSIKHRYLVNLRGYCNSPTSKLLLYDYLPGGSLDQALHERGEQLDWDSRVNIIVGAAKGVAYLHHDCSPRIIHRDIKSSNILLDGNLEARVSDFGLAKLLEDEESHITTIVAGTFGYLAPEYMQSGRATEKTDVYSFGVLILEVLSGKLPTDTSYIEKGYNVVGWLNFLISENRPREIVDRSCEGVETESLDALLSIATKCVSSSPDERPTMHRVVQLLESQVMSPCPSDFYDSSSD
- the LOC125601578 gene encoding probable aspartic protease At2g35615, with protein sequence MANTILLVTLFFFSMTLSSSSNPKHFTVELIHRDSPHSPLYNPQTTLTDRLHSSFLRSISRSHRFNNHPQTDLQSGLIGAGGEFFMSITIGTPPINVLAIADTGSDLTWVQCKPCQQCYKENGPIFDSKQSSSYKSEPCDSRNCNALSTTERGCDEAKGVCKYRYTYGDRSFTRGDVATETVSIGSASGSPVSFPGTVFGCGYNNGGNFDETGSGIIGLGGGNLSLISQLGSSISNKFSYCLSHKSSTMNGTSVINLGTSSIPSGASNVSNVVSTPLVDKEPQTYYYLTLEAISVGNTKIPYTSSMYYPNDDGVSSAATKGNIIIDSGTTLTLLESGFYDKFGAAVEESVTGAKRVSDPQGLLSHCFKSGSAEIGLPEITVHFSGADVRLSALNAFVKMSEDMVCLSMIPTNEVAIYGNFAQMDFLVGYDLETRRVSFQRMDCSADL